Proteins encoded in a region of the Prunus persica cultivar Lovell chromosome G4, Prunus_persica_NCBIv2, whole genome shotgun sequence genome:
- the LOC18778950 gene encoding pentatricopeptide repeat-containing protein At2g35130, translating to MLIVECAISYIFIGPRICSKSNFRWKIKSSIGGGAVEKSKRDSLYIDKRGKFRSFNNKKMSRKRCGSLRGRGWKYGSGFVDGVFPVMSPTGQKILDLVQKEVDKSSIWEILDTLPASHTIWDDIINVAVQLRLNKQWGSIILICEWILYKSSFKPDVICYNLLLDAYGQKSQHKAAESTYLELLEARCIPTEDTYALLLRAYCKSGLLDKAEAVFGEMRKYGLPPSAIVFDAYINGLIKGGNPQKALEIFQRMKRDQCQPSTDTYTTLINLYGKERKSHMALKLFHEMRSQKCKPNICTYTALVNAFAREGLCEKAEEIFEQMQEAGHEPDVYAYNALMEAYSRAGFPYGAAEIFSLMQHMGCEPDRASYNIMVDAYGRAGLHEDAEVAFEEMKRLGITPTVKSHMLLLSAYSKAGNVTKCEDIVNQMQKSGLELDTFVINSMLNLYGRLGQLKKMEEVLTAMEKGPYAADISTYNILINIYGRAGFFEKMEELFQSLPTKNLKPDVVTWTSRLGAYSRKKLYKRCLEIFEEMIDAGCYPDGGTAKVLLGACSSEDQTEQVSTVIRTMHKDIGTVLPI from the exons AT GTTGATTGTTGAATGTGCCATCAGTTATATTTTCATTGGGCCAAGAATCTGTAGTAAGAGTAATTTCAGATGGAAAATCAAGAGTTCCATTGGTGGTGGAGCTGTCGAGAAGAGCAAGCGTGACAGCCTGTATATTGACAAACGTGGAAAATTCAGAAGCttcaacaacaagaaaatgtCTAGGAAACGAT GTGGTTCTCTAAGGGGGCGAGGATGGAAATATGGATCCGGGTTTGTTGATGGAGTTTTCCCAGTGATGAGCCCCACTGGTCAGAAGATTCTGGACCTTGTACAGAAGGAAGTTGATAAAAGCAGTATTTGGGAAATTCTTGATACACTTCCAGCCTCTCATACCATATGGGATGATATCATCAATGTCGCTGTTCAACTTCGTCTCAATAAACAGTGGGGCTCCATTATCTTG ATATGTGAGTGGATATTGTACAAGAGCTCCTTCAAGCCAGATGTCATCTGCTACAATTTGCTGCTAGATGCTTATGGGCAGAAATCGCAACATAAAGCGGCAGAATCAACATATTTAGAACTTCTTGAAGCTCGATGCATCCCCACTGAAGACACTTATGCCCTTCTTCTGAGGGCCTACTGCAAGTCTGGATTGCTAGATAAGGCTGAAGCCGTCTTTGGTGAAATGAGAAAGTATGGTCTTCCTCCAA GTGCAATCGTGTTCGATGCTTATATTAATGGGTTAATAAAAGGAGGAAACCCTCAAAAAGCACTAGAGATCTTTCAGAGGATGAAAAGAGATCAATGCCAACCATCTACTGACACATATACGACGTTAATCAATTTATATGGAAAG GAAAGAAAATCCCACATGGCCTTAAAGCTGTTTCACGAAATGAGAAGTCAGAAATGTAAACCCAACATATGCACGTATACTGCTTTGGTAAATGCATTTGCTAGGGAAGGACTTTGTGAGAAAGCAGAAGAAATATTTGAGCAGATGCAAGAAGCAGGACACGAGCCTGACGTTTATGCTTATAATGCACTTATGGAAGCTTACAG TCGTGCAGGGTTTCCTTATGGGGCTGCagaaattttctctctcatgcaGCACATGGGATGTGAACCCGATAGAGCTTCATATAATATCATGGTAGATGCATATGGGAGAGCTGGTCTTCATGAAG ATGCAGAAGTTGCATTTGAAGAGATGAAGCGATTAGGAATAACCCCAACAGTGAAATCCCATATGCTGCTTTTATCTGCCTACTCCAAAGCTGGCAATGTAACAAAATGTGAGGACATTGTGAACCAGATGCAAAAGTCTGGGCTGGAGCTAGACACCTTTGTCATTAACAGTATGTTAAACCTCTATGGCCGGTTAGGTCAGTTAAAAAAGATGGAGGAAGTTTTGACTGCAATGGAAAAAGGACCATATGCAGCTGATATCAGTACATACAACATCTTGATTAACATTTATGGACGGGCAGGGTTTTTCGAGAAGATGGAAGAGCTCTTTCAATCACTTCCAACCAAAAACTTAAAACCTGATGTTGTGACTTGGACTTCTCGTCTTGGAGCATACTCTAGAAAGAAACTATACAAAAGATGCTTGGAAATTTTTGAAGAAATGATTGATGCTGGTTGCTACCCAGATGGGGGAACTGCCAAAGTACTTCTTGGAGCATGTTCAAGTGAAGATCAAACCGAGCAGGTTAGTACTGTTATTAGAACAATGCACAAGGATATCGGGACTGTTTTACCTATCTGA